The proteins below are encoded in one region of Telopea speciosissima isolate NSW1024214 ecotype Mountain lineage chromosome 10, Tspe_v1, whole genome shotgun sequence:
- the LOC122643473 gene encoding uncharacterized protein LOC122643473 — protein MDLIGKVAPPATRGHCFIIVATDYFTKWVEAVPMKSMSQTKVIRFLKTQIVHRFGLPETITCDNGSIFTGDQVLEFVTDYGITITHSTPYYTQGNGQVEASNKVLKNYLAKVVDENPRRWAELLSKVLWAFRMSQRTSTGTTPFALTYGHDPVLPMEISVRSARVAYQQGMTPAAYKEAMLTELEDLDEERFMALDQILAQKARVAALYNQRVVPKIFQEGEMVLKVILPIGTKDPVYGNGPPLGRASS, from the coding sequence ATGGACTTGATTGGCAAGGTAGCGCCCCCAGCCACGAGAGGGCATTGCTTCATAATAGTAGCGACAGACTACTTtaccaaatgggtggaggcagTTCCCATGAAGTCAATGTCCCAGACCAAGGTTATCAGATTCTTGAAGACCCAGATAGTCCATCGGTTTGGGCTGCCCGAGACCATCACGTGCGATAATGGGTCCATTTTCACTGGCGACCAGGTCCTTGAGTTTGTCACGGATTATGGGATCACCATAACCCATTCTACGCCCTACTATACCCAGGGAAATGGTCAGGTAGAGGCAAGCAACAAGGTGTTGAAGAACTACTTGGCAAAGGTAGTGGATGAGAACCCAAGGAGATGGGCTGAGTTATTGTCCAAAGTCTTATGGGCGTTCAGGATGTCACAACGGACCAGTACTGGGACCACGCCATTCGCTCTTACCTATGGGCATGACCCAGTCCTCCCCATGGAGATAAGTGTCAGGTCTGCAAGGGTGGCATACCAGCAGGGGATGACTCCCGCTGCTTACAAGGAGGCCATGTTAACCGAGCTGGAGGACCTGGATGAAGAACGATTCATGGCCCTAGACCAGATTCTCGCCCAAAAGGCAAGGGTGGCAGCCCTTTATAACCAAAGGGTGGTACCCAAAATTTTTCAAGAGGGCGAGATGGTCCTAAAGGTCATCCTCCCAATAGGGACTAAGGATCCTGTCTACGGCAATGGTCCCCCACTTGGGAGGGCCAGTTCATAG